In a single window of the Necator americanus strain Aroian chromosome X, whole genome shotgun sequence genome:
- a CDS encoding hypothetical protein (NECATOR_CHRX.G26500.T1), producing the protein MDGPSRHDKIGKSFSWFNPLKAICSDVEFLSRSSGFNFGPEIANNDLVKGTTKIAEACVRPHVFIRRLPVQVVICSKDVHCHTRVDDDDAT; encoded by the coding sequence ATGGACGGTCCTAGTCGCCATGACAAAATCGGGAAGTCTTTCTCCTGGTTCAATCCATTGAAAGCCATATGTTCTGATGTGGAATTCCTCAGCCGTTCTTCTGGTTTCAATTTTGGTCCTGAAATCGCCAACAATGACCTCGTGAAAGGCACGACGAAGATAGCCGAAGCTTGCGTTAGACCACATGTTTTCATCCGTAGACTTCCGGTTCAGGTCGTTATTTGTTCGAAAGATGTTcattgccatactcgtgttgacgacgacgacgcCACATAG
- a CDS encoding hypothetical protein (NECATOR_CHRX.G26501.T1), with protein sequence MAMNIFRTNNDLNRKSTDENMWSNASFGYLRRAFHEVIVGDFRTKIETRRTAEEFHIRTYGFQWIEPGERLPDFVMATRTVHEKSQFQKPSSLRWTWELPDGGYHNETDPIILSKRFCLTNVAFVPVLYRLVQEGFSFTRRREKSAMFIKQTPRIIFYWDLIASLIGF encoded by the coding sequence atggcaatgAACATCTTTCGAACAAATAACGACCTGAACCGGAAGTCTACGGATGAAAACATGTGGTCTAACGCAAGCTTCGGCTATCTTCGTCGTGCCTTTCACGAGGTCATTGTTGGCGATTTCAGGACCAAAATTGAAACCAGAAGAACGGCTGAGGAATTCCACATCAGAACATATGGCTTTCAATGGATTGAACCAGGAGAAAGACTTCCCGATTTTGTCATGGCGACTAGGACCGTCCATGAGAaatcgcaattccagaagccctcgtctctacgctggacgtgggagctACCTGATGGAGGGTACCATAATGAAACTGACCCCATCATTctcagtaaaaggttctgcttGACGAATGTCGCTTTTGTGCCAGTTTTGTATCGCCTTGTTCAAGagggattttctttcacaaggagAAGAGAGAAATCCGCGATGTTCATAAAGCAAACTCCCAGAATCATCTTCTACTGGGACCTCATCGCTTCGCTTATCGGCTTTTAG